From the Amycolatopsis thermoflava N1165 genome, one window contains:
- a CDS encoding purine-nucleoside phosphorylase, translating to MTEQDVASAAAATIAERTGFAKHDIAVVLGSGWRPAADVIGEPEAEIPLGELPGFETPTAVGHGGTVRSVDVDGKRTLVLLGRTHLYEGKGVGRVVHNVRTAAAAGVKSVLLTNAAGGLRDDYQVGQPVLICDHLNMTATSPITGANFVDLVDLYSHRLRDLAREIDPSLTEGVYAGLPGPHFETPAEIRMLRTLGADLVGMSTVLEAIAARAAGVEVFGLSLVTNLAAGMTGEPLSHQEVLEAGRASAEKMGTLLRRLVARA from the coding sequence ATGACCGAACAAGATGTGGCGTCGGCTGCTGCCGCCACCATCGCGGAGCGCACCGGGTTCGCCAAGCACGACATCGCGGTGGTGCTGGGCTCCGGGTGGCGTCCCGCGGCGGACGTGATCGGCGAGCCCGAGGCGGAGATCCCGCTCGGTGAGCTGCCCGGCTTCGAGACCCCGACCGCCGTCGGACACGGTGGCACCGTCCGCTCCGTGGACGTGGACGGCAAGCGCACCCTGGTGCTCCTGGGCCGCACCCACCTGTACGAGGGCAAGGGCGTGGGCCGCGTCGTGCACAACGTGCGGACTGCCGCCGCCGCGGGCGTGAAGTCCGTTCTGCTCACCAACGCCGCCGGCGGGTTGCGGGACGACTACCAGGTCGGCCAGCCCGTGTTGATCTGCGACCACCTCAACATGACCGCGACCTCCCCCATCACCGGCGCGAACTTCGTTGACCTGGTCGACCTGTACTCGCACCGCCTGCGGGACCTCGCGCGCGAGATCGACCCGAGCCTGACCGAGGGCGTATATGCGGGCCTGCCCGGCCCCCACTTCGAGACCCCCGCCGAGATCCGCATGCTGCGCACGCTCGGCGCCGACCTGGTCGGCATGTCGACCGTCCTCGAAGCGATCGCCGCCCGTGCCGCCGGCGTCGAGGTGTTCGGGCTGTCCCTGGTCACCAACCTGGCCGCGGGCATGACCGGCGAGCCGTTGAGCCACCAGGAGGTCCTGGAGGCCGGACGCGCGTCGGCCGAGAAGATGGGCACCCTGCTGCGCCGGCTCGTCGCGCGCGCATGA
- a CDS encoding aldo/keto reductase, with product MIGTRKLGELEVGAQGLGCMGMSQAYGVRDDDAESIATIHRALELGVTLLDTADVYGQGANEELVGRAIAGKRDQVVLATKFGIVLGAEGQQVRGDAAYVRQCAEDSMRRLGVDHIDLYYQHRVDPAVPVEETWGALSELVAEGKVRHLGISEASAETIRRAHAVHPVTALQSEWSLWTRGIEDEVVPACRELGIGIVPFSPLGRGFLTGSITKVDELPSDDMRRNLPRFAEGNLDRNLRIVEALRKLAAEKGVTAGQLALAWVQSRGADVVPIPGTKRRKYLEENVAAAALELSEADIRSIEAAVPAEAVAGERYPAALARNVGK from the coding sequence GTGATCGGCACCAGGAAGCTGGGCGAGCTGGAGGTCGGCGCGCAGGGTCTCGGCTGCATGGGCATGAGCCAGGCCTACGGGGTGCGCGACGACGACGCGGAGTCGATCGCGACGATCCACCGCGCGCTGGAGTTGGGCGTGACGCTGCTGGACACCGCGGACGTCTACGGCCAGGGGGCCAACGAGGAGCTGGTCGGCCGCGCGATCGCGGGCAAGCGGGACCAGGTCGTGCTGGCCACGAAGTTCGGCATCGTCCTCGGCGCCGAGGGGCAGCAGGTGCGCGGTGACGCCGCCTACGTCCGCCAGTGTGCCGAGGACTCGATGCGCCGCCTCGGCGTCGACCACATCGACCTCTACTACCAGCACCGGGTCGACCCGGCCGTTCCGGTCGAGGAGACCTGGGGCGCGCTGTCCGAGCTGGTCGCCGAGGGCAAGGTCCGCCACCTGGGCATCTCCGAGGCGTCCGCGGAGACGATCCGCAGGGCGCACGCCGTCCACCCGGTGACGGCGCTGCAGAGCGAATGGAGCCTGTGGACCCGCGGGATCGAGGACGAGGTGGTGCCGGCGTGCCGCGAGCTGGGCATCGGGATCGTGCCGTTCTCGCCGCTCGGCCGCGGGTTCCTGACCGGCAGCATCACCAAGGTGGACGAGCTGCCGTCCGACGACATGCGCCGCAACCTGCCGCGTTTCGCCGAGGGCAACCTGGACCGCAACCTGCGCATCGTCGAGGCGCTGCGGAAGCTGGCGGCGGAGAAGGGCGTGACCGCCGGTCAGCTGGCGCTGGCCTGGGTGCAGAGCCGGGGCGCGGACGTCGTCCCCATCCCGGGCACGAAGCGCCGGAAGTACCTGGAGGAGAACGTGGCCGCGGCCGCGCTCGAACTGTCCGAAGCGGACATCCGGAGCATCGAGGCGGCCGTTCCGGCCGAGGCCGTGGCGGGGGAGCGCTACCCGGCGGCACTGGCCCGCAACGTCGGCAAGTGA
- a CDS encoding methylmalonyl-CoA mutase family protein — protein MTQAGTTAPTPDSPDELALAAEFGTPRHEDWQRLVAGVLTKSGVLPEDFDGAPESLLTSKTYDGIEIQPLYTADDATAPAGFPGLPPYVRGARAEGNVGTGWDVRVLHGGADAAETNKAILADLENGASSVWLRVGGDALPLDALADALNEVYLDLAPIVLDPGADYEAAADALLGLLAEKNIPDSEVTGTIGADPIALRARTGRPHDTAPAAALAARLSAKHPKLRTLVVNALPYHEAGGSDAQELGAAIAAGVAYLRALTGAGLSVDAAADQLEFRFAATADQFLTIAKLRAARRLWARVCEVSGATAGRGMRQHAVTSPAMFTRRDPWVNMLRTTVACFAAGVGGADAVTVLPFDFAIGLPDAFSRRIARNTQSILLEESKLSGVIDPAGGSWYVENLTDALANAAWREFTEIERQGGIEAVLDSGALAARLAETWEARQKRLATRKDPITGVSEFPDLHEKPVERTPAPSVVDEGGLPRVRYAQAYEELRDRSDAHLAETGERPKVFLATLGPIAAHTARATFASNLLQAGGIEPLNPGAVEDVVAAFRDSGATVACLCGTDKLYAEHAADTARALKEAGAARVILAGKGQYPGVDTYVHAGCDALAALAAILDTLGVK, from the coding sequence ATGACTCAGGCTGGGACAACGGCGCCCACCCCGGATTCACCGGACGAGCTGGCCCTCGCCGCCGAGTTCGGGACGCCGCGGCACGAGGACTGGCAACGCCTCGTCGCGGGGGTGCTGACGAAGAGCGGAGTGCTGCCGGAGGACTTCGACGGCGCCCCGGAAAGCCTCCTGACCAGCAAGACCTACGACGGCATCGAGATCCAGCCGCTCTACACCGCCGACGACGCCACCGCGCCCGCCGGGTTCCCCGGGCTGCCCCCGTACGTGCGGGGCGCGCGAGCCGAAGGCAACGTCGGCACCGGCTGGGACGTGCGCGTCCTGCACGGCGGCGCCGACGCGGCCGAGACCAACAAGGCCATCCTCGCCGACCTGGAGAACGGCGCCTCGTCGGTGTGGCTGCGCGTCGGTGGTGACGCACTGCCACTGGACGCCCTCGCCGACGCGCTCAACGAGGTCTACCTCGACCTCGCCCCGATCGTGCTCGACCCCGGCGCCGACTACGAGGCCGCCGCCGACGCGCTGCTCGGCCTGCTCGCCGAGAAGAACATCCCGGACAGCGAGGTCACCGGCACCATCGGCGCCGACCCGATCGCCCTGCGTGCCCGCACCGGCCGTCCGCACGACACCGCCCCCGCCGCCGCGCTCGCCGCCCGCCTGTCCGCCAAGCACCCGAAGCTGCGCACGCTGGTCGTCAACGCCCTGCCCTACCACGAGGCGGGCGGGTCCGACGCGCAGGAACTCGGCGCTGCCATCGCCGCCGGGGTGGCCTACCTGCGCGCCCTCACCGGCGCCGGGCTGAGCGTGGACGCGGCCGCCGACCAGCTCGAGTTCCGCTTCGCCGCGACCGCCGACCAGTTCCTCACCATCGCCAAGCTCCGGGCCGCCCGCCGCCTGTGGGCGCGGGTGTGCGAGGTGTCCGGCGCGACCGCCGGCCGCGGCATGCGCCAGCACGCCGTCACCTCGCCCGCGATGTTCACCCGCCGCGACCCGTGGGTGAACATGCTGCGCACCACGGTCGCCTGCTTCGCCGCCGGTGTCGGCGGCGCGGACGCGGTCACGGTCCTGCCGTTCGACTTCGCGATCGGGCTGCCCGACGCGTTCTCCCGCCGGATCGCCCGCAACACCCAGTCGATCCTGCTGGAGGAATCGAAGCTGTCCGGCGTGATCGACCCGGCGGGCGGCTCCTGGTACGTGGAGAACCTGACCGACGCGCTGGCCAACGCGGCCTGGCGCGAGTTCACCGAGATCGAGCGGCAGGGCGGCATCGAGGCGGTGCTGGACTCCGGCGCCCTCGCGGCCCGGCTCGCGGAGACCTGGGAGGCGCGGCAGAAGCGCCTGGCCACCCGCAAGGACCCGATCACCGGCGTCAGCGAGTTCCCGGACCTGCACGAGAAACCGGTCGAGCGCACCCCGGCTCCGTCCGTTGTGGACGAGGGCGGGCTGCCACGCGTGCGGTACGCGCAGGCCTACGAGGAGCTGCGGGACCGCTCCGACGCGCACCTCGCCGAGACGGGGGAGCGGCCGAAGGTCTTCCTCGCCACGCTCGGCCCGATCGCCGCGCACACCGCCCGCGCGACCTTCGCGTCCAACCTCCTCCAGGCCGGCGGCATCGAGCCGCTCAACCCGGGCGCGGTCGAGGACGTCGTCGCGGCCTTCCGGGACAGCGGCGCGACGGTCGCCTGCCTCTGCGGCACCGACAAGCTCTACGCCGAGCACGCGGCGGACACCGCGCGTGCCTTGAAGGAAGCCGGCGCCGCGCGGGTGATCCTCGCGGGCAAGGGGCAGTACCCGGGCGTCGACACGTACGTGCACGCGGGCTGCGACGCCCTCGCCGCCCTGGCCGCCATCCTCGACACGCTGGGAGTGAAGTGA
- a CDS encoding serine/threonine-protein kinase has protein sequence MVAGRYRLRSVLGSGSMGTVWSAYDEFLHRPVAVKEILLPPGVTAGQANELRERTLREARAIAVLSHPNVITLHDVARQDGEPFVVMELLPSHSLAELIRDHGPLSVEQAAAVGDAVAAALGAAHNAGITHRDVKPGNVLVAEDGRIKLTDFGIARNVSDASMTRTGMTLGSPAYIAPEVASGKAVTPAADLWGLGATLFCAVEGHPPYDADGDPLETIGKVVKGEVPRPSPGPLAPLISALMAKEPRDRLPLAQVRRQLYPILEKAPRVLFGPEMFAAASGQREEATDTREISASPVLEDGAAEASGELAADPGPLPFGPPRAEASNELAADPGPLPFGESRPTDTLAAPRPAATLAAPAAAGRSTTATVLLVVASLVLFVAAAFGGFVAARVIGAQPVAPPSRDETSAPSVPQPTVFERRTGEASSVKGAQDGTFTVDVPADWTRFTSSQAGDDLPLSTLVQFVSADGSQMLAVNHFPKYFPGNDIDDYVKALEKSRSNGEFKLVNRAKLAEQDGLTMMYRTIDRAPAGSVSRTTYAKVFKHGTSLWAVSVTVPTEQEETAKTALYDRILPTFQVTG, from the coding sequence GTGGTGGCCGGGCGGTACCGGCTGCGCTCCGTGCTGGGCTCCGGCTCGATGGGCACGGTGTGGTCGGCCTACGACGAGTTCCTGCACCGGCCGGTCGCGGTGAAGGAGATCCTGCTGCCGCCCGGGGTCACCGCGGGCCAGGCGAACGAGCTGCGTGAGCGGACGCTGCGCGAGGCCAGGGCCATCGCCGTGCTTTCTCACCCGAATGTGATCACCCTGCACGACGTCGCACGTCAGGACGGCGAGCCGTTCGTCGTGATGGAGCTGCTGCCGTCGCACAGCCTCGCCGAGCTGATCCGCGACCACGGGCCGCTGTCGGTCGAGCAGGCCGCCGCGGTGGGTGACGCGGTGGCCGCGGCGCTGGGGGCCGCGCACAACGCGGGCATCACCCACCGTGACGTGAAGCCGGGGAACGTGCTGGTCGCCGAGGACGGGCGGATCAAGCTCACCGACTTCGGCATCGCCCGGAACGTGTCCGACGCGTCGATGACCCGCACCGGTATGACGCTGGGTTCGCCGGCGTACATCGCCCCGGAGGTGGCTTCCGGCAAAGCCGTCACCCCGGCCGCTGACCTGTGGGGTCTGGGCGCGACGTTGTTCTGCGCGGTGGAGGGCCACCCGCCGTACGACGCGGACGGCGACCCGCTGGAGACGATCGGGAAGGTCGTGAAGGGCGAGGTGCCGCGGCCGTCGCCGGGCCCGCTCGCTCCGTTGATCAGCGCGTTGATGGCGAAGGAGCCGCGGGACCGGTTGCCGCTGGCGCAGGTGCGGCGGCAGTTGTACCCGATCCTGGAGAAGGCGCCGCGGGTCCTGTTCGGACCGGAGATGTTCGCCGCGGCGAGCGGTCAGCGCGAGGAGGCCACCGACACCCGGGAGATCTCGGCGAGCCCCGTGCTGGAGGACGGTGCGGCGGAGGCGAGCGGTGAGCTGGCGGCCGACCCCGGCCCCCTGCCGTTCGGCCCGCCCCGCGCGGAGGCGAGCAACGAGCTGGCCGCCGATCCCGGGCCGTTGCCGTTCGGGGAGTCCCGGCCGACCGACACGCTCGCCGCGCCCCGCCCGGCTGCCACGCTGGCCGCGCCTGCCGCGGCGGGCCGCAGCACGACGGCGACAGTGTTGCTCGTGGTGGCTTCGCTGGTGCTGTTCGTGGCCGCCGCGTTCGGCGGTTTCGTGGCGGCGCGGGTGATCGGGGCGCAGCCGGTGGCGCCACCGTCGCGGGACGAGACGTCCGCCCCGTCGGTCCCGCAGCCCACGGTTTTCGAGCGGCGCACGGGCGAGGCGTCGAGCGTCAAGGGTGCCCAGGACGGCACCTTCACGGTCGACGTGCCCGCCGACTGGACGCGGTTCACGAGCTCCCAGGCCGGCGACGACCTGCCCCTGTCGACGCTGGTCCAGTTCGTCTCGGCGGACGGCTCGCAGATGCTGGCGGTGAACCACTTCCCGAAGTACTTCCCCGGCAACGACATCGACGACTACGTCAAGGCGCTGGAGAAGAGCCGCTCGAACGGCGAGTTCAAGCTGGTCAACCGGGCGAAGCTCGCCGAGCAGGACGGGCTGACGATGATGTACCGGACCATCGACAGGGCCCCGGCGGGATCCGTGAGCCGCACGACGTACGCGAAGGTGTTCAAGCACGGCACCAGCCTGTGGGCGGTGAGCGTGACGGTGCCGACGGAGCAGGAAGAGACCGCGAAGACCGCGCTCTACGACCGCATCCTGCCCACCTTCCAGGTGACCGGCTAA
- the scpA gene encoding methylmalonyl-CoA mutase, producing the protein MAIPDFTDVELGIPDPGSQTDWAEALHSSTGKGADALTWETPEGIGIKPLYTAEDTAGLDFLRTYPGIAPFLRGPYPTMYVNQPWTIRQYAGFSTASESNAFYRRNLAAGQKGLSVAFDLATHRGYDSDHPRVAGDVGMAGVAIDSIYDMRQLFDGIPLDKMSVSMTMNGAVLPVMALYIVAAEEQGVRPEQLAGTIQNDILKEFMVRNTYIYPPQPSMRIISDIFAYTSQRMPRFNSISISGYHMQEAGATADLELAYTLADGVEYIRAGMDAGLEVDKFAPRLSFFWAIGMNFFMEVAKLRAARLLWAKLVKQFSPKSEKSLSLRTHSQTSGWSLTAQDVFNNVIRTCVEAMAATQGHTQSLHTNALDEALALPTDFSARIARNTQLLLQQESGTTRVIDPWGGSAFVEKLTYDLARKAWGHISEVESAGGMARAIDAGIPKLRIEEAAARTQARIDSGRQPVIGVNKYQVIDDQQIDVLKVDNAGVRAQQLEKLRRLREERDEDATQDALRRLTAAAEGSGNLLELAVDAARAKATVGEISDALEKVWGRHAGQIRTISGVYRDEVGKSGNVEKARARVEAFAEAEGRRPRILVAKMGQDGHDRGQKVIATAFADLGFDVDVGPLFSTPAEVARQAIEADVHVVGVSSLAAGHLSLVPALREELAQLGREDIMIVCGGVIPPQDYDELRAAGASAIFGPGTVIADAALDLLDQLEQRES; encoded by the coding sequence ATGGCCATCCCCGACTTCACCGACGTCGAACTCGGCATCCCCGACCCGGGCAGCCAGACCGACTGGGCCGAGGCGCTGCACTCGAGCACCGGCAAGGGCGCCGACGCCCTGACCTGGGAAACCCCCGAGGGCATCGGCATCAAGCCGCTCTACACCGCCGAGGACACCGCCGGTCTGGACTTCCTGCGCACGTACCCGGGCATCGCGCCGTTCCTGCGCGGCCCGTACCCGACGATGTACGTGAACCAGCCGTGGACGATCCGCCAGTACGCCGGGTTCTCCACCGCGTCCGAGTCCAACGCCTTCTACCGCCGCAACCTCGCGGCCGGGCAGAAGGGCCTGTCGGTCGCCTTCGACCTGGCGACCCACCGCGGCTACGACTCCGACCACCCGCGGGTCGCCGGTGACGTCGGCATGGCGGGTGTGGCGATCGACTCGATCTACGACATGCGGCAGCTGTTCGACGGCATCCCGCTGGACAAGATGAGCGTGTCGATGACCATGAACGGCGCGGTGCTGCCCGTCATGGCGCTCTACATCGTGGCGGCCGAGGAGCAGGGCGTGCGGCCCGAGCAGCTGGCCGGGACCATCCAGAACGACATCCTCAAGGAGTTCATGGTCCGCAACACCTACATCTACCCGCCGCAGCCGTCGATGCGGATCATCTCCGACATCTTCGCGTACACCTCGCAGCGGATGCCGCGGTTCAACTCGATCTCCATCTCCGGCTACCACATGCAGGAGGCCGGGGCGACCGCCGACCTGGAGCTGGCGTACACCCTGGCCGACGGCGTCGAGTACATCCGCGCCGGGATGGACGCGGGCCTGGAGGTCGACAAGTTCGCGCCGCGCCTGTCGTTCTTCTGGGCGATCGGCATGAACTTTTTCATGGAGGTCGCCAAGCTGCGGGCGGCCCGGCTGCTGTGGGCGAAGCTGGTCAAGCAGTTCTCGCCGAAATCCGAGAAATCGCTCTCGCTGCGCACGCACAGCCAGACCAGCGGCTGGTCGCTCACCGCGCAGGACGTGTTCAACAACGTCATCCGCACCTGCGTCGAGGCGATGGCCGCCACCCAGGGGCACACGCAGTCGCTGCACACCAACGCGCTCGACGAGGCGCTGGCCCTGCCGACCGACTTCTCCGCGCGCATCGCCCGCAACACCCAGCTGCTGCTGCAGCAGGAGTCCGGCACCACCCGCGTGATCGACCCGTGGGGCGGCAGCGCGTTCGTCGAGAAGCTGACCTACGACCTGGCGCGCAAGGCGTGGGGCCACATCAGCGAGGTCGAGTCGGCAGGCGGCATGGCCCGCGCGATCGACGCCGGCATCCCGAAGCTGCGCATCGAGGAGGCCGCGGCCCGCACCCAGGCGCGGATCGACTCCGGCCGTCAGCCGGTGATCGGCGTCAACAAGTACCAGGTGATCGACGACCAGCAGATCGACGTGCTCAAGGTGGACAACGCCGGGGTGCGCGCCCAGCAGCTGGAGAAGCTGCGGCGGCTGCGCGAGGAGCGCGACGAGGACGCCACGCAGGACGCGCTGCGCCGTCTCACCGCGGCCGCGGAAGGCTCGGGCAACCTGCTGGAGCTGGCCGTCGACGCGGCCCGCGCGAAGGCGACGGTCGGGGAGATCTCCGACGCGCTGGAGAAGGTGTGGGGCCGCCACGCCGGGCAGATTCGTACGATCTCCGGGGTGTACCGCGACGAGGTCGGGAAATCCGGGAACGTGGAGAAGGCACGCGCGCGGGTCGAGGCGTTCGCCGAGGCCGAGGGGCGCCGTCCGCGCATCCTCGTCGCCAAGATGGGGCAGGACGGGCACGACCGCGGCCAGAAGGTGATCGCCACGGCGTTCGCCGACCTCGGCTTCGACGTCGACGTGGGCCCGCTGTTCTCCACGCCGGCCGAGGTCGCGCGCCAGGCGATCGAGGCGGACGTGCACGTCGTCGGCGTGTCCTCGCTGGCCGCCGGTCACCTGTCGCTGGTGCCCGCGCTGCGCGAGGAGCTGGCCCAGCTCGGGCGCGAGGACATCATGATCGTGTGCGGCGGCGTCATCCCGCCGCAGGACTACGACGAGCTGCGGGCCGCGGGCGCGTCGGCGATCTTCGGGCCGGGCACGGTCATCGCGGACGCCGCGCTGGACCTGCTCGACCAGCTCGAGCAGCGGGAGTCCTGA
- the meaB gene encoding methylmalonyl Co-A mutase-associated GTPase MeaB, with amino-acid sequence MPRKIDVGAYAKGVLAGDRGTLSRAITLVESQRPDHRQLAQELLVELLPHAGGARRVGITGVPGVGKSTFIDQLGTDLTESGHRVAVLAVDPSSTRTGGSILGDKTRMARLANDPAAFIRPSPTSGTLGGVARATRETIVLMEAAGYDVVLVETVGVGQSEVTVANMVDCFLFLTLARTGDQLQGIKKGVLELADVIAVNKADGEHERDAKRAARELAGALRMIYGPDAAWTPPVLTCSGLNDIGLDTVWQQIERHRETLAGSGELDRKRKQQQVDWTWAMVREQLQARLAEHPGVKALVPEVEEDVREGRLTATLAAQKILDAFSA; translated from the coding sequence TTGCCGCGCAAGATCGACGTCGGTGCGTACGCAAAGGGTGTGCTCGCGGGCGACCGCGGCACCCTGTCCAGGGCGATCACGCTGGTCGAGTCCCAGCGGCCGGACCACCGGCAGCTCGCCCAAGAGCTGCTGGTCGAGCTGCTGCCGCACGCCGGCGGCGCGCGGCGCGTCGGGATCACCGGCGTGCCGGGGGTCGGCAAGTCGACCTTCATCGATCAGCTCGGCACCGACCTGACCGAGTCCGGCCACCGGGTCGCGGTACTCGCCGTGGACCCGTCGTCGACCCGGACCGGCGGCAGCATCCTCGGCGACAAGACCCGCATGGCGCGGCTGGCCAACGACCCGGCCGCGTTCATCCGGCCGTCGCCGACATCCGGCACGCTCGGCGGCGTCGCCCGCGCCACCCGCGAGACGATCGTGCTGATGGAGGCCGCCGGGTACGACGTCGTGCTGGTCGAGACCGTCGGCGTCGGGCAGTCCGAGGTGACCGTGGCGAACATGGTCGACTGCTTCCTGTTCCTGACGCTGGCCCGCACCGGCGACCAGTTGCAGGGCATCAAGAAGGGCGTGCTGGAGCTCGCCGACGTGATCGCGGTGAACAAGGCCGACGGCGAGCACGAGCGCGACGCCAAGCGCGCCGCGCGGGAACTGGCCGGGGCGCTGCGGATGATCTACGGCCCGGACGCCGCGTGGACGCCGCCGGTGCTGACCTGCAGCGGGCTCAACGACATCGGCCTGGACACGGTGTGGCAGCAGATCGAGCGTCACCGCGAAACCCTGGCGGGATCCGGCGAGCTGGACCGCAAGCGCAAGCAGCAGCAGGTCGACTGGACCTGGGCCATGGTGCGCGAACAGCTGCAGGCCCGCCTCGCCGAGCACCCCGGTGTGAAAGCGCTGGTACCCGAGGTCGAGGAGGACGTCCGGGAGGGCAGGCTCACCGCCACGCTGGCCGCGCAGAAGATCTTGGACGCCTTCTCCGCGTGA
- a CDS encoding phospho-sugar mutase, with amino-acid sequence MSRLTPELRDRAIRWIADDVDAAARQELQAVLAAAMNGAPDAVTDLADRMAGPLEFGTAGLRGPVRAGPNGMNTAVVVRTTAGVATWLTAHGKAGGIVVVGRDARHGSEEFATAAAEVLHAAGFDVRVLPRPLPTPLVAFATKHLGAAAGIQITASHNPPADNGYKLYDDVAIQIVPPADAEIEAAIAAAPGAISVPRKPGATVLGDEILDEYLYRVSQVPRSPHRGLRVAATALHGVGAEVLREALSRAGFTDVHLVAEQSAPDADFPTVSFPNPEEPGATDLLLALAAEVDADLAIALDPDADRCAVGVPDATGEWRMLRGDETGVLLGEYILSTTSNPDPLVATTIVSAAMLGDIARAHGARYAETLTGFKWLTRSGDGLVFAYEEALGLCVNPDFVRDKDGIAAATLACDLAAKVKAEGRSLLDELDRLSVAHGVYVTDQVSLRVTDLSVRGQLMARLRKSPPTELAGAAVEMEDLLPETDALRIAGGGLRVVIRPSGTEPKLKCYLQVTRPVAEEAALAEVRVDATSTMAALRADVEALLA; translated from the coding sequence ATGAGCCGCCTCACCCCCGAACTCCGCGACCGCGCGATCCGCTGGATCGCCGACGACGTGGACGCGGCCGCGCGGCAGGAGTTGCAGGCCGTGCTCGCCGCTGCGATGAACGGCGCCCCCGATGCGGTGACCGACCTCGCGGACCGAATGGCCGGTCCGCTCGAGTTCGGCACCGCCGGGTTGCGCGGCCCCGTCCGGGCCGGACCGAACGGCATGAACACCGCCGTCGTCGTCCGCACCACGGCCGGGGTCGCGACCTGGCTGACCGCGCACGGCAAGGCAGGCGGGATCGTCGTCGTCGGCCGGGACGCCCGGCACGGCTCGGAGGAGTTCGCGACCGCGGCGGCCGAGGTGCTGCACGCGGCCGGGTTCGACGTCCGGGTCCTGCCCCGCCCCCTGCCGACACCGCTGGTGGCGTTCGCGACGAAGCACCTCGGCGCTGCCGCGGGCATCCAGATCACCGCGTCGCACAACCCGCCTGCCGACAACGGCTACAAGTTGTACGACGACGTCGCGATCCAGATCGTGCCGCCCGCCGACGCCGAAATCGAGGCGGCGATCGCCGCGGCCCCCGGCGCGATCAGCGTGCCCCGCAAGCCGGGGGCGACCGTGCTCGGCGACGAGATCCTCGACGAGTACCTGTACCGGGTGTCGCAGGTCCCGCGGTCGCCGCACCGCGGGCTGCGGGTCGCCGCGACCGCCCTGCACGGGGTCGGCGCCGAGGTCCTGCGTGAGGCCCTGTCCCGCGCCGGCTTCACCGACGTGCACCTGGTCGCCGAGCAGTCGGCCCCGGACGCGGACTTCCCGACGGTGTCCTTCCCCAACCCGGAAGAGCCGGGCGCGACGGACCTGCTGCTCGCGCTGGCCGCGGAGGTCGACGCCGACCTCGCCATCGCACTGGACCCGGACGCGGACCGCTGCGCCGTCGGCGTGCCGGACGCGACCGGTGAGTGGCGGATGCTCCGCGGGGACGAGACCGGGGTCCTGCTCGGCGAATACATCCTGTCGACGACGAGCAACCCGGACCCGCTGGTGGCGACGACGATCGTGTCGGCCGCGATGCTGGGGGACATCGCCCGGGCCCACGGCGCCCGGTACGCGGAGACCCTGACGGGCTTCAAGTGGCTGACCCGCTCCGGCGACGGGCTGGTGTTCGCCTACGAGGAGGCTCTGGGGCTGTGTGTGAACCCGGACTTCGTGCGGGACAAGGACGGCATCGCCGCGGCGACCCTCGCGTGTGACCTGGCCGCGAAGGTGAAGGCCGAGGGCCGGTCGCTACTCGACGAGCTGGACCGGCTGTCCGTCGCGCACGGGGTGTACGTCACGGACCAGGTGTCGTTGCGGGTGACGGATCTGTCGGTCCGCGGGCAGCTCATGGCACGCCTGCGGAAGTCGCCGCCGACCGAGCTGGCCGGCGCGGCTGTGGAGATGGAGGACCTGTTGCCGGAGACGGATGCGTTGCGCATCGCCGGCGGTGGGTTGCGGGTGGTGATCCGCCCGTCGGGCACCGAGCCGAAGTTGAAGTGCTACCTGCAGGTGACGCGCCCGGTGGCGGAGGAGGCGGCTCTGGCTGAGGTGCGAGTGGATGCGACGTCGACGATGGCGGCGTTGCGCGCCGATGTGGAGGCTCTGCTGGCTTGA
- a CDS encoding flavodoxin family protein → MPTLLIVHHTPSPNLQAMFEAVVAGATTDEIEGVTVVRRAALAATATDVLDADGYLLGTTANLGYMSGALKHFFDQVYYPCLDSTRGRPFGCYVHGGSDVSGTVRGIESITTGLGWEKAAEIVTVTGEPSKADLERCWELGATVAAGLME, encoded by the coding sequence GTGCCCACCTTGCTGATCGTGCACCACACGCCCTCGCCGAACCTGCAGGCCATGTTCGAAGCTGTCGTCGCAGGCGCGACCACCGACGAGATCGAAGGGGTCACCGTCGTGCGGCGGGCGGCTCTCGCGGCCACCGCCACCGACGTGCTCGACGCGGACGGCTACCTGCTCGGCACCACGGCCAACCTCGGGTACATGTCGGGTGCGCTCAAGCACTTCTTCGACCAGGTCTACTACCCGTGCCTGGACTCGACGCGTGGCCGCCCGTTCGGGTGTTACGTGCACGGCGGCAGTGACGTCTCCGGGACGGTCCGCGGCATCGAGTCGATCACCACCGGTCTCGGGTGGGAGAAGGCGGCGGAGATCGTCACCGTCACTGGCGAACCGTCGAAGGCGGACCTCGAACGCTGCTGGGAGCTGGGCGCGACGGTCGCTGCGGGACTAATGGAATAA